Sequence from the Amaranthus tricolor cultivar Red isolate AtriRed21 chromosome 1, ASM2621246v1, whole genome shotgun sequence genome:
CAATGCCTATGTTCGGCATTTGGTAGTTCAAGCTTTACAGCCCTTAAGATACTCTGCAATGTAATGTATGCACCAGAATATGCTATAATTAGTATATGTTGTAATGTAAACATAATGTGCAATGTAAACATAATGTGCATCAGTATATGGAATGATGTGCAGCAGTATATGCATCAGTTTAAGCTCAGAATGCAATGATGTGCAGCATCAGTTTAAGTAGACAGAATGCAATGATATGCTATATGTCAGTATACTAACCGGATGTTCATCTGAAATGATAGTCCATCCCGTGCCATTCGCATGTGGAACACATTTTTTAAGCTCAGCAAGGAACCACTGCCATGAATCATTATTTTCACCTTCAACCACAGCCCATACTAATGGATACATTTGCTCGTTCGGATCCCTTCCAACTGCACTAAGCAACATCCCACCCAAGAATGTTTTGATGAAACATCCATCAATGCACAAAACCCTCTTACATCCATTAATCCAACCTTCCTTAACACCTTCAAAACACACAAACAATCGTTGGAATGTAGGTGGCTTTGTCTTCTCATCGGTGACAACACAAAATTGGCTATTTGGGCTACTATTGTTCAAAGCTTGTATATAACTCATGAGTTTGCAATAATGTTGCTTCATTGAACCATGCAACTTTCTATGTGCAGCATATTTAATCTTATAAGCAAAGCCTCTAGTAATAattattctatattttttcctaacgatttcaacaattTCTGAAGATGGAATGTGTGGTCTGCTTTTGAACAAGTCAAGTAACTCCTCAGCACACCAAGCGGCTTTAAACTGCCTATTGGAATCCATATTCCTCTGACATGTATGTGTACCATCAACTGTCTTTACAACATAAGAAGCTGTCCTCTTATCCCAACTAGCAAAAATCTTAAATGGACACCCCTTAACACATCTTACTCCAAGCCTTTGCAATCTTTTTTTGTCACTCGCACATATGGTAACATTTCTACCTTGAGCAACAGCATATTTAATAACAGCTTGTCTAAATTCTAAAGAATTACCAAACACAATTCCAACACACCATTTAAACTTTCTAAAATCAGTCTTATCATGAACTACAACAGGTGTTTCAGTTTCATCATCACTATTTTCATAATCAGAAAATACATCATTTAGAGGGTACTCACCAATTTGTAGATTAGATTGGACACCACCATCATCCTCTTCCACTGACAAGTCTTCAGTTAATACAAGATCCAGTGACTCATCTCCTTCACAATCTTCCTCATCTGGGAAAATATAGTCCAGATCTTCACTATCATCACCTTCTTCAAAAACTTCATCACTTCCTTCACGTACCTCATCTTCACCTCCATTAACTTCATCAATAGCCTCATTTAACTTTGCATCAGGACTAGGAATAGTCTCAAACCAATCATTATGAAAGTTCAGCTCATCTTCAGAAAGCCCACTTTCAATGGGGATAAATCTACAAGTATTTTCTAATATAGAGGTTGAAGGAAGATCTGAGTTAATGCTTTGCACAGCAACTTGGTTTTCAGATTCAATTAAAGCATCTGAAATGGATGGTGGGTTAGGCTTCTTAGTTAATTTGTGGGGACCACGAGTCTTACTCTTATGTGGCTTCCTAGGAGTCAATTTCTTCCTTGAAACCAATAAACTATTGTCTCCATCCAAGTTCCTAGTTGCTTTCCCTAGTAATTTAGTGAGGTTGTCATCATCCATATTATTCACTACATATACATCTATTGCCTTAGACTCAATAACAGCCTTAGCCATTTCACCCACAGATTCATCATCATTGATTTTCCTCAACCCATCCTCAAAAGCCATAGAAGTAGGATGCAAATAGTATAGGGTAAAGGGAGATTTGTAACCCACATCTTGCTCAACAATCCCTTTGAGTTCAAACCAAGAAATTTTGTCTGGGTCTACACTAATTGTTTTACACATACCACCCACATACTCTACTCCAACCTTATTTTTCTTGAACACCCCATCATACCACCATTTTAGAGTAACTTCATCAAATAAACTACCCTATTAacaacaattaaatttaaaaaaaatcagaatcatATAGGGttcgattaaaaaaaattgcagaAATTTAAAGCTTTCACTTACCATTTGAAAGGTCGACTAGCATCAAATACCTTGGAGATGAGAGTAATCGAGTTTTCCTTCGCGAAATTGTGCTGTACTTCTTCAAAATTTCAGAAGAAATTGGATATGATACATTGATACTTGAATGGGTTTATAGGAGAGATGAATGAGAGTAATTGAGTAGttgcaagttttttttttttaattttaaaaaaaaggaaaaataataaatttacctATAAAACCAGTTGTAGGTAAAGTAACAACAGCACAGGTTAAGTGAgtcaatagttgagattattcatggttaatcaatagttgagattattgtaggaaaatcgtgaataggttggattattctggataaattttccaattttttaaaGATAAATAGTTTGAGCTTCTTGTATAGGCTCGTCTTactgtgagacggtctcatacaagacttccTATAGTATATTTTAGGTGTTAGGATGCATTGGCTTTGCGAGGTAAGCCCTAGTTGAAGATTGTTTTGCCAGCAAAAGTGCATTGGTGTTTTATGAAATAATGAACTCGTGTCGTATGCCACATTATATTGTTAGAATAACTCGATTATTATTCGAGTATTTtgttgtaataaaaaaataaaaaatatgtaaaatattgGTTCCTTATTAGTTTCTTTGTGTTATCTATGAAAGTGGAGGAGTTTTTCAAATTTCACTATTTAATTAGTCTGCTTTCTTTGTAATGCTTTCTAATACTACTATATGGAGAAAATTTATGATTCAGTACCAAATATTGATAAATGACAAACAAATTGTTTGAGCTGAAAATGGATTTTGACATAAAGGTGGATGTTTTAATATGTGTTATGTATGAGATCCTCTCATTATAAGAATCtctcatataattagtttatttctttaattaatcattttaaaattataatgattAATTTAAGATATAGGAGATCATTCAAAGACTAAAAAtgaattactttaaaattataagtaattactttatGATTATAAATGTTTATTTTAAGACGATAATGCATATTTAGTTATTACAATAGGAATAGTCTCACTGCGAGACCATctaatttgagaatttttatacattaaattaaTAGAATTATTTGTAAAATCGGAATTACCTCTGTAAGTACTAGGAGAAACCTTAAATAACTCTAAACACTCTTTGGAGGCAAGgtttgaaaatgattgaatgactaaataacaataaacaatgtacaAATGAAGTTACCTGACTCGCCTCTCAAGGAGCCTCGATGACACTTAAACTAGAAGACCGGAGAGGTGAAACATGACAAATTGTAGAGAGAGAAACTTTTAACAGTTGAACAATTGCAAAATtactatgtattttttttttatcatagttAGGAAGAAAAGTGCatctaaaaatcaaattcaagttAAAGAAAGTAATATATATTCCAATTAAAACAGAAGTGGTAGGGTGATAGTTAACAACTAATAGATGTCAGTATTGGGCACTTTTAATATGTCCTTACTTTGTGTCTTCTCAACCCCATTGAAATTGAAACATGGCGCATTTTTACTGTGAGAATTTTTAacatttacggcccgtttggttgatggtaataaagtaatgggaatgaaatgttgtaatgacaatagtaatgaaggaatggatatgagaattggtaatgaaaaattttttgtttggtgtgcatgactaaagaatggtaatggaagataatattccattgattgcatttggttgttagtaataaaaaatggtaatgactcttagtttcattattgtatatttgtatctaaaagcattattgtatctaaattattctatctaatgattctttttttaataataatatttttttagataattatatacattactttttttttcttcattattttttttcttcagctcgaaacaacattaccttattttattaccacagtaatacttcattaccattaccgcctaataccagattgtttgatggtaataaaaatggccatttttggtaatttcattaccttatttaaTTACCATTCATTACCATtaaaggcatccaaacaaccaaatttttcattacttaattttattaccattaccgccctctaataccatataccaaacgggccgttaacaTTGTAATTTCAACAGGACAAAGAGTGAAAATCCTCAATTGACAAGTATTGTATCCAATTAAAAGCGATCGTCTCTCACTTTCATAGTGTCACATGTAAATTACTTTgcactaataatatattaatcttTTGAATAAAGTACATTGCTTCTTCCTCAAATTAATTtgctatatatttattatatcgTTGTTTGAAATTAATTGCTATAATTCTTGTTAGATTAATCTTCAAATTATATTACCACCATACCATATTGAATTGCCTAATTCAATAGCTAATTAATTGTTTGAAACCGAAGAGTCACTAAAGTGCATAATTTGATAACCAATGGTTTCGTAATCTTTCAACTTGGTTTTAGTTGTTTGGTTTTGCattgaaatttgaataaaaatgcattttttttttccagagAAATGTTGGATTTATTGGTCCTGCCACCTTTTGTATAAGTCTATAAGATCATTCACAGTGAGACTCCATACAAAAGATATATTAtactaaaaatttttattatcggataatttaatttaagtataaagcacgtctcacgatgagaccatCTCAAAAAAGAATTTACGTAACAACAACCATTATTTCCTTGACAGGGCGAATGAATTTGATACAATATACtgatttatttattgaatttagttcactttaaaaaataagtaaaatattaagtaagcaaaaaaacaattattataaataaaattagttaaaataataaaaattaaaataactaaaCAAGATTTGAAGCTAAATAAGCTGTAGCAACCATTCAATTGTTTAATCTTAGAATTCATTAATCAAATTGAAGTAAAATTAAGaatacaaataatttaaaaaaaaaattgatatgaaAACTTAATAATTACAATCATTCATTTTTGATAAAAGtaagaggaaaagaaaaaacaatgcATTAGAAAATACGGACCATATTTAGAATtcataaacttattaaaaattaCTAGAACCACTAATAACAGCGGAAAAATATCCAATAATTCATATCATAGCAACCAAAATACTACATTTTCTGAAAATTATAGTACTAGAAAATTACTGCAAATTACTCAATTCCagaaaatatgaaaaaacatCATAGAAAGACCACCGATAAGAATTCCAGGTACAGACAAGGCAGCGCCGCCATTCTGAGTCGGAGCAGGTGCAGGGACAAAAGAAAGACTGGGTGAATTTGCCGGGGCAGGTGCAGGAGCAGGACCATTGTGTTTGTGGTGACCGTGAGCGGAGATCGAAGCAAGAATGGCGAGCAGAATACAGGTAAAGAACACCATGGATGAGTTACAAATTTGTGCCATTGGAGATTTCAGATTAGAGTATTTGATGGACAAATGAAAATTTGGGTGTAATTGGTAGATGGAAGATTAGGGGGTTTTGTTATATTGGGTGGTGAAATAAATAGGGTTTGTGATGTGGGCGGCAAGGAGAGGAGGCGTAGAGATTAGATAGGTGAGGTCTACTTATAGTGTGAGAAATGTTCACTGACGTGTTTTGAATCACTTGGAAATTAGATTTTACattcatattgatttttgtataattttaaatttattttaaagtcgaaTTGAGTTGTATTCAGTTATAAGGTTGGATAAATATCAGATGTTTAGACAACAGAATTAGT
This genomic interval carries:
- the LOC130823462 gene encoding uncharacterized protein LOC130823462: MAQICNSSMVFFTCILLAILASISAHGHHKHNGPAPAPAPANSPSLSFVPAPAPTQNGGAALSVPGILIGVIQSFSNLASKECLELFKVSPSTYREVQHNFAKENSITLISKGSLFDEVTLKWWYDGVFKKNKVGVEYVGGMCKTISVDPDKISWFELKGIVEQDVGYKSPFTLYYLHPTSMAFEDGLRKINDDESVGEMAKAVIESKAIDVYVVNNMDDDNLTKLLGKATRNLDGDNSLLVSRKKLTPRKPHKSKTRGPHKLTKKPNPPSISDALIESENQVAVQSINSDLPSTSILENTCRFIPIESGLSEDELNFHNDWFETIPSPDAKLNEAIDEVNGGEDEVREGSDEVFEEGDDSEDLDYIFPDEEDCEGDESLDLVLTEDLSVEEDDGGVQSNLQIGEYPLNDVFSDYENSDDETETPVVVHDKTDFRKFKWCVGIVFGNSLEFRQAVIKYAVAQGRNVTICASDKKRLQRLGVRCVKGCPFKIFASWDKRTASYVVKTVDGTHTCQRNMDSNRQFKAAWCAEELLDLFKSRPHIPSSEIVEIVRKKYRIIITRGFAYKIKYAAHRKLHGSMKQHYCKLMSYIQALNNSSPNSQFCVVTDEKTKPPTFQRLFVCFEGVKEGWINGCKRVLCIDGCFIKTFLGGMLLSAVGRDPNEQMYPLVWAVVEGENNDSWQWFLAELKKCVPHANGTGWTIISDEHPSILRAVKLELPNAEHRHCARHIYTNWNKSFKGEEMKLLFWRCAKAYNEADFCEAISDMEKVNPLAVEAFKLANPHLFCRAYVKVDSKCDVILSNMAETFNNYIMHARSKHLIDMLDDIRTMLMKRLATKKEQCATKWSGVLCPKIHALLDKEKEEASNCTVLPSTPAVFQIAHHIDVLQVDIEKRSCTCRKWDLKGIPCCHGVAAICYLHRDVESYVDESYTKAAYIRAYGGSIAPCVGERYWPKVNAPIDPPLIKIGPGRPRKSRIKSPYEDPKKPGKLSRHGMQMSCGICKSTTHNKRKCPEKGKSVENEEPTLKRSRGRPRHEANPTTPQSQPSRPSHHDLSANPGAIGRGGRRIQTGQGSRGGSVTGSRSKGSTHGSVTTIETVSQRGKGRPRKESQSTQNIILTQASATNQ